A window from Balaenoptera musculus isolate JJ_BM4_2016_0621 chromosome 8, mBalMus1.pri.v3, whole genome shotgun sequence encodes these proteins:
- the B4GAT1 gene encoding beta-1,4-glucuronyltransferase 1 — MQMSYAIRCAFYQLLLAALMLVAMLQLLYLSLLSGLHGQEEQDQYFEFFPPSPRSVDQVKAQLRTALASGGVLDASGDYRVYRGLLKTTMDPNDVILATHASVDNLLHLSGLLERWEGPLSVSVFAATKEEAQLATVLTYALSSHCPDMRARVAMHLVCPSRYEAAVPDPREPGEFALLRSCQEVFDKLARVAQPGINYALGTNVSYPNNLLRNLAREGANYALVIDVDMVPSEGLWRGLREMLDQSKQWAGTALVVPAFEIRRARRMPTNKNELLQLYQVGEVRPFYYGLCTPCQAPTNYSRWVNLPEETLLRPAYVVPWQDPWEPFYVAGGKVPNFDERFRQYGFNRISQACELHVAGFDFEVLNEGFLVHKGFKEALKFHPQKEAENQHNKILYRQFKQELKAKYPDSPRHC, encoded by the exons ATGCAGATGTCCTACGCCATCCGGTGCGCCTTCTACCAGCTGCTGCTGGCCGCGCTAATGCTGGTGGCGATGCTGCAGCTGCTCTACCTGTCGCTGCTGTCCGGGCTGCACGGGCAGGAGGAGCAAGAccaatattttgaattctttcccCCGTCCCCGCGGTCGGTGGACCAAGTCAAGGCGCAGCTCCGCACCGCGCTGGCCTCCGGAGGCGTCCTGGACGCTAGCGGCGACTATCGCGTCTACAGGGGCCTACTGAAGACCACCATGGACCCCAACGATGTGATCCTGGCCACTCACGCCAGTGTGGACAACCTGCTGCACCTATCGGGCCTGTTGGAGCGCTGGGAGGGCCCGCTATCCGTGTCGGTGTTCGCCGCCACCAAGGAGGAGGCGCAGCTGGCCACGGTGCTGACCTACGCGCTGAGCAGCCACTGCCCCGATATGCGTGCCAGGGTTGCCATGCACCTTGTGTGCCCCTCACGCTATGAGGCCGCCGTGCCCGACCCCCGGGAGCCAGGGGAGTTTGCCCTGTTGCGGTCCTGCCAGGAGGTCTTTGACAAGCTAGCCAGGGTGGCCCAGCCCGGGATCAATTACGCGCTGGGCACCAATGTCTCCTACCCCAATAACCTGCTGAGGAATCTGGCTCGTGAGGGGGCCAACTATGCCCTGGTAATCGACGTGGACATGGTGCCCAGTGAGGGGCTGTGGAGAGGCCTTCGAGAAATGCTGGATCAGAGCAAGCAGTGGGCGGGCACAGCGCTGGTGGTGCCTGCCTTCGAGATCCGTCGAGCCCGCCGCATGCCCACGAACAAAAATGAGCTGCTGCAGCTCTACCAGGTGGGCGAGGTGCGGCCCTTCTACTATGGGCTGTGCACCCCCTGCCAGGCGCCCACCAACTACTCCCGCTGGGTCAACCTGCCAGAAGAGACCTTGCTGAGGCCTGCCTACGTGGTGCCCTGGCAAGACCCCTGGGAGCCATTCTACGTGGCCGGAGGCAAGGTGCCCAACTTCGACGAGCGCTTTCGGCAGTATGGCTTCAATCGTATCAGCCAG GCCTGTGAGCTGCACGTGGCAGGATTCGATTTCGAGGTGCTGAACGAAGGTTTCCTGGTTCATAAGGGCTTCAAAGAAGCTCTGAAATTCCATCCCCAGAAAGAGGCCGAAAATCAGCACAATAAGATCCTTTACCGTCAGTTCAAACAGGAGTTGAAGGCCAAGTACCCTGACTCCCCGCGTCACTGCTGA